A single region of the Nicotiana sylvestris chromosome 6, ASM39365v2, whole genome shotgun sequence genome encodes:
- the LOC138870239 gene encoding uncharacterized protein, with translation MIEKHKQWHEKLSFALLGYRTTVRTSFGAIPYMLVYNTEVVIPTEVEIPSLRIIQEAEFDDAEWVKSRFEQLALIDRKRMNAVCHVQFYQRRMSRAFNKRVKPRQFTPGQLVLEKIFPHQDEAKGKFSPNWQRPYMVRRVLTGGALILAEMDRESLATTN, from the coding sequence atgatagagaagcacaaacagtggcacgagaagctatcatttgctttactGGGATATCGCACCACTGTCCGCACATCATTTGGGGCAatcccctatatgctggtttacaaTACAGAAGTCGTCATTCCCaccgaagtagaaattccttccttaaggatcatacaggaagccgagttcgacgatgcagaatgggtgaaaagtcgtttTGAACAATTAGCCCTTATAGacagaaaaagaatgaatgcggtTTGCCATGTTCAATTCTATCAGAgaagaatgtccagagccttcaataaaagagtcaagccgagacaattcacaccggggcagctggttttagagaaaattttcccgcatcaagatgaagccaaagggaaattctctcccaactggcagcgTCCGTACATGGTTcgccgggttctaacaggaggagccctcatacttgcagaaatggaccgAGAAAGTTTGGCCACAACaaattaa